In Methanococcus voltae, the sequence TGGAAGGTTAAGAAAACAAATTTATATCGTTGATAAATACAAACCTGTGGTTAGACCTGCTATAGACCCATTCGTTTCTTCAGAACTGGGCATATATAGAAGATTAGATGATTTAGAATTGGGAAAATTATTGAATTATCCAAAATGTTGTGTAAACTCATTTTCTAAAGAATGTAGGTTCGGAATTGATTCTGAACATTTGAAAGATATCGATAATTTAATAGCGCTATTAAATGAAGAAGATGAGGAAATTATTAAATCTGAAGATTATAAATTTTTTAAAAAATATATTCCTAATATAAATGGAGTATATGCCATTGTTTTACCATCTGGGTTTATACCTTGTAGTATTATGTGTAAAGAAGCTTGGAAAAATGAATTAATCGGAACAGTTGATTACGGGGAATTTAAAAAATTAGAAGAATTGGAAAAATTACTTTACTGTGAATTACCTCATTTACACGGGGCTTATGAGGAATATTTTGAGAAAATAATCCTGGATAGGAAATTATAATAAAAATATAATAAGAATAATAAGAATAATATTTTATGATTGAATTATTGGTGATATTTATGTATATTATTGTGGCAGGTATGGGTAGAGTAGGAAGTACGCTTGCTAAGTCGTTATCTGAAAAAAATTATGATTTAGTAGTAATAGATAGTAGAAAAGAAGTATGTGATGAGATAGCAGGAGAATTAGATGCTTTAGTATTAAATGGGGACTGTACAAAAGTTAAAACTTTGGAAAATGCAGGTATAGAGGAAGCAGATGTCTTTATCGCAGTTACTGGCAATCAAGAGTTAAATTTAATCAGTGGGTTAATTGCAAAGAAAAACGGCGTAGCAAAAACAATCGCAAGAGTGAGTGAACCAAGTTATAAGGAAGTTTTTGAAAGTTTGGGTATTGATGTAATTATAAGTCCTGAATTAGTAGCTGCAAAATACTTGGAAAAATTAATCGATAGACCGGGTGTAGTAGATTTAGCAATAATCGGCAGAGGGGACGCTGAAATTTTAGAATTAATAATACCACCTAATTCTGAAGTAGCCGATAAGCAAATTAAAGAATTGGGTGCAAAAGATTATGTGATAATTGCAATTTACGAAGGTAATGAATTAAAAATACCTGATGGAAACACGGAATTAAAGCCATATGATAGAATATTATTACTTGTTAAGTCTGAATCTTTAGATACTGTTAGAAAAATGTTCTCAAGTGGCGAAATTTAAATATACAAAAAAAATTTATAAGTTTATAATTACATATTAAAATATAGTTTTACTATTTTTACTATTTGTATTATTCTTAGTATTATTAGTATTCTCAATATTAGTATCATTAAGTATTGCATCTTTTATATTTTTTAAACCTTCTTCTTTGGTAATTACTTGCGCCCTTACTTCTCGCAAAATTCTTTGAATTGTAAATTTTTGCATATTTTTGTTTTTATTTGCTATTTTTAACAAATTACACCCATAAGACTGTATTATACATATATTTTCTGATTTTAACAATTTTTTACTGTCATTTTTTGTTAAAACCAAAAATGAAGGTATATTTAGCCTAATAATTCCCTCATTTAAATAATGAATAGATAAAGGTCCTGTTGATAACATATCGCCATAAATTATGTAATCATAACCGTTTTTTAGAGCATAATTGAGTGCTACGTTTTCTATTAAGCTATGACATTTACCACAGGGGTGGTATTTCTTTTTAAGAGTGTTTTCTTTAATTTCAGACAAGTCGACATCCAAAAAGTTGTGAGGTAGTTGTAATTTATTTGCTAAATCACTTATTTCTTGTTTCTGTTGCGCATTTAAAATTATGGGGGAGTTTACAGTTATTAATTCTGTTTTAAATAACTTTTTAGCAATTAATGCTGAAACAGTGCTATCTACGCCCCCACTAAATGCAACTAAAGCTTTTGAATTACTTTTTTCGTATGTTATGTTTAAAAAATTATTCCAAAAATCTTTGTTTAAATTGTTTAAATTATCATAATCAGTTTTAGAAATTAGTTTTTTAGTCTTCAATAAATTTAGCGCATCTTTTGAAGATTTTAACGCCCTTTCTTTAAGTTCTACATCCATAATATCACATTATAAAATTAAAATTAAAATTAAAATAGGTTTATTAATTGCCGTGTGCTAATTATTAAATATATTTAAAAAAGTATCATTCTCATAACTTAAAGTATTAAAAATATTATTTATTCTTAAATTGTGAAAAAATAAATAAATATTATTAATTTTTATATTTTAAAGCCATTTCTATCATTCTATCGAATAAAAATCTTGCATCGTGAGGTCCAGGTCCTGCTTCTGGGTGGTATTGCACACTCCAAACAGGCATTTTAACATTATTTTCTGATTCTACAACTAATTTGTGAATTCCTTCCACAGTATTATCATTTAAGTTAATATTTGCCACTTCGTAGCCTTCAGGTATATTTTCATAATCTGTCGCAAATCCGTGGTTTTGAGATGTCATATATACTTTTCCAGTTTCTAAATCCTTAACAGGTTGGTTTCCACCCCTGTGTCCAAATTTAAGCTTGTATGTTTTGCCACCTAAAGCCAAAGTCAATAATTGATTACCCATACAAATTCCAGTAATTGGAAGTTTACCAATTAACTGTTTTATAGTTTCTATTGTATCTTTTACTAATTCAGGGTCTCCTGGTCCATTAGATATTAATACAAAGTCCGGTTTTTCATCCAATATTTCTTTTGCAGTTGTATTATATGGCACTTGAATAACTTCGCAATTTCTTTCAACCAAACAATCAATGATACTTGATTTAACACCGCAGTCTATTAAAACACATTTTACTACCGTTTTACTAGTAGGTTGGTGAACTATTTTTTTAGTTGTTGAAACCTTTGAAACCATTTCTATTTCTGAAATATCTTGATAGTCATTAACTTTTTGTATAAGATTTGATATCTCATCTTCTTTTATTTCAGTTTTTGAAGATTTTAAAAGTGCTTTTAATACACCTTTTGACCTTATTTTTTTGGTGATATATCTTGTATCTACTCCATAAATGCCAGGTATTGAGTTTTCCTTTAAAAAATTGTCCAATTCATTGCTTGTAAGGTCTTTTATTACAAAACCTTCGGAATGGATTCCTTCGGATTCATACCATTCTTTTTTTACACCATAATTACCTTCTAAGGGGTAGGTCATTGTAATAATCTGTCCTTTATAGGATGGGTCGGTTAAAACTTCCACATAACCCGTCATACTTGTATTAAAAACTAATTCTCCCAAAACTTCGGATTCTGCCCCGAATCCCTTTCCTTGTATAACTGTTCCATCTTCCAATATCAAAACTGCATACATATCTATCAACCTAATTTTTATAGAAGTTTTGTTTTTATACTATTTATTTTTATTCATATATTATTAAATTTAAATTAATTGATTTATTATATAAATATGGAATTATACTATACTCATAAACATATTTAAAGAAAAATAAAGAAAATAAGAAAACTAAAAATAAAAATAAAAATAAATAATAATTATTTAATTAATATTTTACGTTAATCGTGTCTCAAAGCATCTACAGGTTTTAATTTTGAAGCATTATATGCAGGTACTACTCCAGAAATAAGCCCTGCGAGTATTGAAACACCTAAAGATATTATAATACCATTTATACTAACTACAAATTCGTAAGAGGTTTCCATTTGCATAGCTATCGCATAAGCCACTACCTGGGTAATTGCAATTCCAATAATTGCACCTAATATTCCACCTATCAAACCAATTAATGCCGAATTAAATAAGAACAACATCAGTATATCCCTATTTTTAGCGCCTATAGCTTTCATAATACCTATTTCTTTAGTTTTTTCCATAACGGACGTAAACATTGTGTTAGCAATACCTAATGAACCCACCAATAACGCAATTCCTGCAATAAACGCAAGGAAGATTGTTACATAATTTAATAAGTCTTGAGTACCTTCTAATATATCTTTTGAAGAGAATATACTAAAGTCTTCGTTAGATTCTGTCACGTGTCTGGAAGTCCTAAGTGCTTTTTTAATCAAATTCATTGAATAATTATAATCTGCGTTATCTGCCAATTTTATTTCTATAGAGTCATAAACATCTCTTTTCTTAGATGTGGTTATACCTTCTTTTTCAGGTATTTCATAAGCCATTTTGTATGGTATATATACACCAGATGACATGAAACTACTCATACCCCTGTTATCGTCCAATATACCGATTACCCTAAATGATTTACCATTTAAATTTATCATTTGATTCAATCCAACTTCCCTATCGAAAGAATTCTCCGCAATGTCGTTTGTAATTAAAATCACATTTCTATCAGATGCAGTAAACATTCTACCTTCGAGTAATTCTTGGTCGGATATTTGAGGCCAAACTCCTGGGTCTACCCCTTCAACATAGAAGTTAGTCTTTTTAGTTCCGTATGTGGCTTCAGCAAAAACCGAGACTTTAGGATTAACATATTTCACGACGGGCAAACCTTGCAGCACCATTACATCAGTGCGAGTAAGTTCGGGGTCTTTATCATTTACAGAACTTCCTCCATTGCTCCTTGCTTGGAGGGATATGGTACTACCTCCAAAACTCTCAATAGTTTCAGAAACTTTATCTTGGAATAATTCACCCGTGGAAATTATGGTAATAACTGAAGCAACGCCAACAACTATTCCAATTATGGTTAACCAGCTTCTTAATTTACTATGTTTAACCATACTTATTGACATATTCAATAGTTTTAATTTATTCACAGTTACACCCTTTGGGTATTTATATAAATTTTTAGTTATTTTTAAATTTTTATGATATTAAACTAAAATATAGTGGAAATAATTAAAATATAATATGAAATAATAAGAGATAATAAAATTACCCCCATTTAAAACGTATTTTTAATTTTATTTAACTTTAATTAAATTTAATAGCTTAATAGCTTAATAGCTTTAATTAATTTTAAGATTAAATTAAATATCTAACTTATTTTTTGAATTTTTTCTTTTTCTGATAATATAGTACGCTACACCACCAACTATCAATATTCCAATTATTACAAAGGGTACAAAGCCATAATCTGCACTATCTGCATTTACGCCTACAGTTCCATCCATATCCATATCCATTATAGAAATTGAATTACTCGGCAAATTAACTACTTTTTCAATGGTTTGTCTAACTCCCTTATCATCAGTATATTTTACATTTACGGTTATATTTTCATTGTTTTCGTTAGGGGACAATTCAAAACTTGCATAAGTATAGTCTCCTTGTAATAAATTACCTATTACCATAGTGTCAGGCCCTGTTATTGTCCAACCCTCTTGTTTAGGTATTGAAACTGAAACTGAATCTGCTTCTAATTTACCCGTATTAGATACTGAAAATGAGTATGAATCTCCTTGATTTTCAGAATATACCACTTCAAAATCAGTGTTTCCAGTTAATATTATACCTGCAGTTGAATAAACTGACTCTTCACTTCCATTTTTATAATCATTAAATGTCATATTGATATTTAATTGATATAATCCAGGGTCTGATTCCGTATTTGATGAAACGTAATATTTAACGTCGGTAGACTGTCCAACGTCTAACTCTTGAATATATTTCGAATTAGTTGAACCTACAGGTAATAATACGTCATCGTTAGTATTCCAAGAAAATAAAACGTCTTTTAAATTAGCAGAACCTACGTTTTTAACAGTAAATACCAATTCTGTAATTTCTCCTGCGTTAAATTCCTTTTTGTTTAATTCTACTTCAGTAGCTTCTTTATTTGCAACGGTTATATAAACTTCTTCTTTTAAACCCGTGTCTTCTTCACCTACTTTGTAAAGCAATACTTCAACAGGGTAATCTCCAGCGTAAACTCCTTTTGCAACTTTCAATTTAAATTTAGTGATAATTGCATCTTTACCATCTTGATAATCGGCAATAATTCCAATTTTTGAAGTTAACGATTCGCCAGGTACGGCTTCGAAAGGATATTTTGGATTAATTTCAACGATGTAATTTCCGTCAGATAATCCACCGATATTTTCCACGCTAATCCTAAATTCGAATACGTCCCCTGCAAGAGCCGGGTCAGGATTTTGATTAACTAAATTTAAGTTTATTAATTGAACTACTTCAGGGTCATTGAACTTTGCTAAATCTTCATATGTATAATCTGAAGTTTCTGCGTACGCCGGTATTGTGAAAATTAATAAAACCGACATTAAGGTAATAATTCTCCGAATATTCATGTCTACACCTTTATTGTAAATTATATTATATAAATTGGTAAGATATTTGAAATTAAAGTATGTAATACACTTAATTTCTAAAATAATCTTTATTTTTCAATATGTATATTAATACAATTATGGAACTTAATAATATTATAACATTTGTTCCCAGTACGGTATATTTTACAATTTCTGTAAACATAGAACTTCCCGCACTTGTTGCGCCCGCACTTACCATTTCGTGCCTCATTCTTCCTGGAAAAATATTAGTAAGCGAACTGGACATTAAAACTGACATAAGTATGTTCACTATGGAAAATACGATTCCATAAACATTCCAAGCAATTAAACCCTTCTTTGCCCACTTTGTACCTACATATATTCCATATGTGAGTGCCATCCAAATACCAAACACTGCAATATTTATAAAAACCGCAGTTATTCCTTCGAATACTCCGGTGATTAATTTAGGCTCAATATATGCTATAGATGTACCAGTTCCCATTAATGCAAAAATCAATGCCATTGCATAATATACAAATATAATTTTCATTCCTAATTTCATTTCTCTAAAATTTTCTAACATTATATTACTTCCGTATTTTAATGATTTTAGGTAAATATATATTGTATTCTTATTTTAAATACGATATTGGATTCAAATGAACATTTTAAACGATTATTTTTATTTTTTAGTCCTTTTTTATTATTATTATTATTATTATTTTATTTTATTTCAATAATATTTATTCCATTTTTAAATCGTCTAAATCATCGAAATCCTGCCTATTTTCATTTAATTCATTTCGTATAATTACACCATCTTTTAACTCAACTTGAGTATTTGCATATTTTGCAAGATTTAAATCGTGAGTAATCATAACAATTGTTTTACCGGATTTCCATAGTTTTTGAAGTATTTTTAATACCTGAGTACCTGTTGTACTATCCAAAGCACCTGTTGGCTCATCTGCAAGCAATATATCGGGATTACAAGCCAATGCTCTCGCAATTGAAACTCTTTGTTGTTGACCCCCCGATAGTTGATTAGGTAAATTTTTTATACGGTCCCCTAACCCAACCATTTTTAAAACACTTGTTGCCCTATTCTTTGCATCCTTATCATTCACATCTTGGAATTGCAAAGGCAACATTACATTTTCGAGTGCGGTCATACCACTTATTAGATTATATTGTTGAAATATAAAACCAATTGAGCGACCCCTTAATTCGGATAACCTAGATTCTGAAAGTTTAGATATATTTTTATCATACAAATAAACTTCCCCTTTAGTAGGAACGTCTAAACAACCTATCATATTCATCATAGTGGATTTACCACTTCCTGATGAACCAATGATTGCTACAAAATCCCCTTTTTTAATATCCAAACTAATATCCCTAAGTGCCTTAACTTGGTAATCTCCCATAGGGTATATTTTCCATATCCCCCTTAAAGAAATTATTGTTTCAGATTCTGAAGTATTTATGCCGTTATTTAATTTATTGTTAGCAGTTAATGTTTCGGAATCCTCTTCAACACTGTTTTGCGTGATGTTTTGTATAGTATCATCAGTACTACTTACGGTTTCAATGGTTTTTTCAATATCTTCCATATTATCCCCTAAATAGCATTTGTAAATTAATTAGTTTATGTAAATTGTATATAGACTCTAAAGATATGGTTAATTTATATTATCATATCTAAAAATATGTTTAAAATTAAATTATATTGTTAAACACATCCAAATTTGGACAATAATAATATACATACATAATATATAAAATTAATTAGGAAATACCTAATAATAAAAATAATATTACTATAAAAACGACAATATGTTAATAATTTGTATACTAACTAATTAAATAAATAATATTTTTTAATAAACGAAATAAATATGAAAAATAAGTTATTTCAAGATATTGAAATATAAAACAAATAATAAATTAACGACCAAATGGAAAATTAAAACAACTGAATTAAAATAATGTAAAACGACTACAAAATATATAGTTAACGGATAGATAAATAAGTAATTAGTAATTTTTTTAAGGATTAACTTTTATTCCTTTTATCCCTATTCTAGAAAACATAATACGCACCTCCGATTGTTTCATAATAATAGAATACACTTCATAGTATATATATTTAACTATACTTAAATTTATTAATTATACTTAAATATTGATACAATATTATAAATATAATTTTATGCCATTAAAAATTATTGCAAACGTTATTAGGCAATTGTACAATTAAGAATAAGGCTATATATCAAAACTTGCAAATATTTACAGATAATATAAATATAATTTTAAACAAAACACCTAAATAAACTTAAATAAGGGTAAAAATAAACTAAATTAACAACACCCATGTATTTGATGATATATATGAAAGAATTTAAAGAATTAAAAAAT encodes:
- a CDS encoding DUF483 domain-containing protein; amino-acid sequence: MDIKYLYEKITNMESLGDEFPILKSHITRMDPFLLDEVIGRLRKQIYIVDKYKPVVRPAIDPFVSSELGIYRRLDDLELGKLLNYPKCCVNSFSKECRFGIDSEHLKDIDNLIALLNEEDEEIIKSEDYKFFKKYIPNINGVYAIVLPSGFIPCSIMCKEAWKNELIGTVDYGEFKKLEELEKLLYCELPHLHGAYEEYFEKIILDRKL
- a CDS encoding potassium channel family protein, whose protein sequence is MYIIVAGMGRVGSTLAKSLSEKNYDLVVIDSRKEVCDEIAGELDALVLNGDCTKVKTLENAGIEEADVFIAVTGNQELNLISGLIAKKNGVAKTIARVSEPSYKEVFESLGIDVIISPELVAAKYLEKLIDRPGVVDLAIIGRGDAEILELIIPPNSEVADKQIKELGAKDYVIIAIYEGNELKIPDGNTELKPYDRILLLVKSESLDTVRKMFSSGEI
- a CDS encoding DUF7411 family protein; protein product: MDVELKERALKSSKDALNLLKTKKLISKTDYDNLNNLNKDFWNNFLNITYEKSNSKALVAFSGGVDSTVSALIAKKLFKTELITVNSPIILNAQQKQEISDLANKLQLPHNFLDVDLSEIKENTLKKKYHPCGKCHSLIENVALNYALKNGYDYIIYGDMLSTGPLSIHYLNEGIIRLNIPSFLVLTKNDSKKLLKSENICIIQSYGCNLLKIANKNKNMQKFTIQRILREVRAQVITKEEGLKNIKDAILNDTNIENTNNTKNNTNSKNSKTIF
- the carA gene encoding glutamine-hydrolyzing carbamoyl-phosphate synthase small subunit; the encoded protein is MYAVLILEDGTVIQGKGFGAESEVLGELVFNTSMTGYVEVLTDPSYKGQIITMTYPLEGNYGVKKEWYESEGIHSEGFVIKDLTSNELDNFLKENSIPGIYGVDTRYITKKIRSKGVLKALLKSSKTEIKEDEISNLIQKVNDYQDISEIEMVSKVSTTKKIVHQPTSKTVVKCVLIDCGVKSSIIDCLVERNCEVIQVPYNTTAKEILDEKPDFVLISNGPGDPELVKDTIETIKQLIGKLPITGICMGNQLLTLALGGKTYKLKFGHRGGNQPVKDLETGKVYMTSQNHGFATDYENIPEGYEVANINLNDNTVEGIHKLVVESENNVKMPVWSVQYHPEAGPGPHDARFLFDRMIEMALKYKN
- a CDS encoding ABC transporter permease, yielding MNKLKLLNMSISMVKHSKLRSWLTIIGIVVGVASVITIISTGELFQDKVSETIESFGGSTISLQARSNGGSSVNDKDPELTRTDVMVLQGLPVVKYVNPKVSVFAEATYGTKKTNFYVEGVDPGVWPQISDQELLEGRMFTASDRNVILITNDIAENSFDREVGLNQMINLNGKSFRVIGILDDNRGMSSFMSSGVYIPYKMAYEIPEKEGITTSKKRDVYDSIEIKLADNADYNYSMNLIKKALRTSRHVTESNEDFSIFSSKDILEGTQDLLNYVTIFLAFIAGIALLVGSLGIANTMFTSVMEKTKEIGIMKAIGAKNRDILMLFLFNSALIGLIGGILGAIIGIAITQVVAYAIAMQMETSYEFVVSINGIIISLGVSILAGLISGVVPAYNASKLKPVDALRHD
- a CDS encoding COG1361 S-layer family protein, encoding MNIRRIITLMSVLLIFTIPAYAETSDYTYEDLAKFNDPEVVQLINLNLVNQNPDPALAGDVFEFRISVENIGGLSDGNYIVEINPKYPFEAVPGESLTSKIGIIADYQDGKDAIITKFKLKVAKGVYAGDYPVEVLLYKVGEEDTGLKEEVYITVANKEATEVELNKKEFNAGEITELVFTVKNVGSANLKDVLFSWNTNDDVLLPVGSTNSKYIQELDVGQSTDVKYYVSSNTESDPGLYQLNINMTFNDYKNGSEESVYSTAGIILTGNTDFEVVYSENQGDSYSFSVSNTGKLEADSVSVSIPKQEGWTITGPDTMVIGNLLQGDYTYASFELSPNENNENITVNVKYTDDKGVRQTIEKVVNLPSNSISIMDMDMDGTVGVNADSADYGFVPFVIIGILIVGGVAYYIIRKRKNSKNKLDI
- a CDS encoding ABC transporter ATP-binding protein — its product is MGDYQVKALRDISLDIKKGDFVAIIGSSGSGKSTMMNMIGCLDVPTKGEVYLYDKNISKLSESRLSELRGRSIGFIFQQYNLISGMTALENVMLPLQFQDVNDKDAKNRATSVLKMVGLGDRIKNLPNQLSGGQQQRVSIARALACNPDILLADEPTGALDSTTGTQVLKILQKLWKSGKTIVMITHDLNLAKYANTQVELKDGVIIRNELNENRQDFDDLDDLKME